Part of the Engraulis encrasicolus isolate BLACKSEA-1 chromosome 1, IST_EnEncr_1.0, whole genome shotgun sequence genome, GTAGTACAACAGATTAACTTGAAATTCATGTGATTAAAGCTGGATATCCTTACCATAGTTTTAATTTTAAGATGTGGAATTAAGTTGGATATGAGGTTTTGTCTCACTCCTGATGACCTGTAGCTTTGGCTGAGTCAGTGGGTGCATTTTCCAGTGGAATTTCAGTGGAATGCTGGGTGAGAATACTTTGTAAAGTCAAGGTCACCCCCTGACAGCTTCCAATGTTGGGTGAATCAGTGGATTGCCTTTGCTGCGAATGAACAATTTTTTTGTGGCACCATAAATTACCTAAAGTCCTAAATGCTCTTCCACACAGAGAGCAGGGATGGGGCTTTTCTCCTGTGTGAGTTCTTTTGTGAAGGAGCAGACCTTTTTTGCTTGCAAGAATTTTCCCACATACATCACATTCAGAAGGATCATAGTATTTTGATGTCGACCTTACAGGATTCCCTGAGTTCACCTGTGACCCTTCTCCTGTGTGGGCAGCGAATTGCCTTTGCTGTGAATGAACAACTTTTTTGTGGCTACATAAATTACCTAAAGTCCTGAATGCTCTTCCACACAGAGAGCATGGGTGGGGTTTTTCTCCTGTGTGCGTTCTTTTGTGAAGGATTAGACTTTTCTTGCCTGAAAGTATTTTCCCACATACATCACATTCATGGGGACCATGATATTTTGATTTAGACTTAACAGGATTCCTTGAGTTCATGCGTGACCCTTCAGGCATTTGGTGTGAATGAGCAGCTCGTTTGTGCCTCCATAAATGACTTGAAGTCCTAAATGTTTTGCCACAATCAGCACAGAGAtagggcttctctcctgtgtgtgttcttttgtgaAGCATTAGACTTCTCTTGCCTAAAAGTATTTGCCCACATACATCACATTCATGGGGACTATTGTAATTTGATGTCGACCTTACAGGATTCCTTGAGTTCACTTGTGACCCTTCTCTTGTGAGGGCAGTGGTTTGGCTTTGCTGTGAATGAGCAATGTTTTGGTGTCTACGTAAATTACCAAAAGTAGTGAATGCTCTTCCACACTGAGCGCAAGGATGtggtctctctcctgtgtgtgttcttttgtgaATGCGTAGACCGTCCCCGCTTGAAAGTATTTTCCCACATAAATCACATTCATGGGGACCATTGTGTTTTAATTTTGACCCTTCTCCTGCGTGAGCAGTGGAGTGCCTTTGCTGTGAATGAACAACTTTTTGGTGTCTACGTAAATGACTTGAAGTCCTGAATGCTCTTTCACACAGAGCGCAAGGATGgggtctctctcctgtgtgtgttcttttgtgaTGGATTAAACTTGTCTTGCCGGAAAGTATTTTCCCACATACATCACATTCATGGGGACCTCTGTATTTTAATTTAGACCCTTCTCCTGCATAAGCAGTGGATTGCCTTTGCTGTGAATGCACTTTTTGGTGTCTATATAAATGACTAAAAGTCCTGAATGTTCTTTCACACAGTGCGCAAGGATGgggtctctctcctgtgtgtattCTTTTGTGAATGCGTAGACCTCTCTTGGCTGAAAGTATTTTCCCACATACATCACATTCATAGGGACCATTGTATTTTGATTTAGACCCTTCTCCTGCGTAagcagtgcattgcctttgctgTGAATGCACTTTTTGGTGTCTGCGTAGACTTTTCTTGCATGAAAGTATTTTCCCACATACATCACATTCATGGGGATCATTGTATTTTGATTTAGACTTCACAGCATTCATTGAGTTCACTTGTGATCCTTCTCTTGTGTGGGCAGTGTGGTTGTCATTGCAGGGCTCATCCACCTCCTGATTGGGTGACGCAGTGGGTAACTCAGGCTCAGCAGTGCTCTCTTCAGGTGAGGAATGAGGTTCTTTATTGATGCAGCAGAAGTCAAATCCGTCATCTGTAtagaaaaacattttaaaaatgtatttctcTGAAGGAAATTACCAAATGAAAATGGAATGTATACAATATCATTGATCTTGTTAGTGTGTTATAGTTAAAGTAATTATTAACCCCAAATAATGTAGCTGAcactgaagattctcattcatccaggtccaCTTAG contains:
- the LOC134449790 gene encoding zinc finger protein 271-like, producing the protein MDPECNSPGFKSILQANVVHLQRLLEYEEQVCKCQTLRLVLEDLQKRLEEKDDKLTEANKVIRALRDEVQTLQQQLEQHRRHSKYRDDDTIGQRHQQDRRARENDITALGCEIPPNVFLSCTSGDDPADTPTSPQELTLPQELEDDWADFPASPAAEDDDDDDDDDALTSSQQLKLPVMLVKLQDCRELLGPDRVFKIKPMEDISYEGEDDDYGDDLCHQDDECDDRDYDPRNDGFDFCCINKEPHSSPEESTAEPELPTASPNQEVDEPCNDNHTAHTREGSQVNSMNAVKSKSKYNDPHECDVCGKILSCKKSLRRHQKVHSQQRQCTAYAGEGSKSKYNGPYECDVCGKILSAKRGLRIHKRIHTGERPHPCALCERTFRTFSHLYRHQKVHSQQRQSTAYAGEGSKLKYRGPHECDVCGKILSGKTSLIHHKRTHTGERPHPCALCERAFRTSSHLRRHQKVVHSQQRHSTAHAGEGSKLKHNGPHECDLCGKILSSGDGLRIHKRTHTGERPHPCAQCGRAFTTFGNLRRHQNIAHSQQSQTTALTREGSQVNSRNPVRSTSNYNSPHECDVCGQILLGKRSLMLHKRTHTGEKPYLCADCGKTFRTSSHLWRHKRAAHSHQMPEGSRMNSRNPVKSKSKYHGPHECDVCGKILSGKKSLILHKRTHTGEKPHPCSLCGRAFRTLGNLCSHKKVVHSQQRQFAAHTGEGSQVNSGNPVRSTSKYYDPSECDVCGKILASKKGLLLHKRTHTGEKPHPCSLCGRAFRTLGNLWCHKKIVHSQQRQSTDSPNIGSCQGVTLTLQSILTQHSTEIPLENAPTDSAKATGHQE